In Fibrobacter sp. UWH4, a single genomic region encodes these proteins:
- a CDS encoding polyprenyl synthetase family protein has product MAPSKEDFQTVLAQARKLVQEQLELTEKVIFGVAKNAPAGINERLESLFQRKGKRIRSTLLCLIAQSGSQKPDSLRVAHACAGIELLHLASLVHDDIIDGTDIRRGQKTAHKEWGTQVAVLIGDYVLSQSMQCVIDEESRDIPTVLSKAADKLIEGEILELDQSGNMRLSFEEYDRIIDGKTASLIAAAARIGAILAGFDKEIIDKCAQMGSHFGIAFQIIDDLLDYGFGSKNLDKAKFTDLGNGLITLPLLYYFESCNEQERTEMEALIARAGETDVPESIIEKLNEKDAFKKAKINAQGHLEKALEIAQGLPSSQFTEEIVQMFSSMDNRGN; this is encoded by the coding sequence ATGGCGCCAAGTAAAGAAGACTTTCAGACTGTACTGGCACAAGCCCGCAAGCTTGTGCAGGAACAGTTGGAACTTACCGAAAAGGTTATTTTCGGTGTAGCCAAAAACGCACCCGCAGGCATTAACGAACGACTGGAATCCCTGTTCCAGCGCAAGGGCAAACGCATCCGTTCGACTCTGCTTTGCCTGATTGCACAGAGCGGTTCCCAGAAGCCCGACAGCCTGCGAGTCGCACACGCATGCGCAGGCATCGAGTTGCTGCACCTCGCAAGCCTAGTCCACGACGACATCATCGACGGAACCGACATTCGCCGCGGGCAGAAGACTGCCCATAAGGAATGGGGCACCCAGGTGGCTGTGCTCATCGGAGACTATGTGCTGTCACAGTCCATGCAGTGTGTGATCGATGAAGAATCTCGCGACATTCCGACGGTGCTTTCCAAGGCTGCGGACAAACTAATCGAAGGCGAAATCCTGGAACTGGACCAGTCCGGAAATATGCGACTTTCCTTTGAGGAATACGACCGCATTATCGATGGAAAGACAGCTTCTTTGATTGCGGCTGCAGCCCGCATCGGCGCAATCCTCGCCGGTTTCGACAAGGAAATCATCGACAAGTGCGCCCAGATGGGTAGCCACTTCGGCATCGCCTTCCAGATTATTGACGACCTTCTGGATTACGGTTTCGGGAGCAAGAACCTGGACAAGGCGAAGTTCACCGACCTCGGCAACGGGCTCATCACGCTTCCGCTGTTGTACTACTTCGAAAGTTGCAACGAGCAGGAGCGCACTGAAATGGAAGCACTGATTGCAAGGGCCGGAGAAACTGATGTTCCCGAAAGCATCATCGAAAAACTGAACGAAAAGGATGCGTTCAAGAAGGCTAAGATTAATGCGCAGGGGCATCTGGAAAAAGCTCTCGAAATCGCTCAGGGGCTTCCGAGTTCGCAGTTTACCGAAGAAATCGTCCAAATGTTTTCTTCGATGGACAACCGGGGTAACTGA
- a CDS encoding lipopolysaccharide assembly protein LapB: MFGRFCYIVALCATLLLIACVEDDVRRGNDALRIGDYDRAIQNFSRALDVEPANRDARYGLALSYYAVAEEAEHLKTPTFDMWNRTAREFDILSRVDSSGRIDANYSTCLFYLARATMAQNSAANVLPLLDRSIQLDSLNFFSFNLKGLILSERGDKESVENAKKIFIHVVTREPQFISAYVNLGNIYWDEGDIESAWDTWSAGLERSPKNQSLIYWTQVAEDSLKSMVLSGRL; this comes from the coding sequence ATGTTTGGGCGTTTTTGTTACATAGTGGCCCTTTGTGCCACCTTATTGCTGATAGCCTGTGTCGAAGACGATGTCAGGCGCGGTAACGATGCCCTGCGCATTGGCGATTATGACCGAGCCATTCAAAATTTTTCAAGGGCGCTAGATGTGGAACCCGCAAACAGGGATGCCCGCTATGGGCTGGCCCTTTCCTATTATGCAGTTGCCGAAGAAGCTGAACACTTGAAGACCCCGACTTTTGATATGTGGAATCGCACGGCCCGTGAGTTTGATATCTTGTCCAGGGTCGACAGTAGCGGACGCATCGATGCGAACTATTCTACATGCCTGTTCTATTTGGCGCGTGCGACCATGGCGCAGAATTCCGCTGCGAATGTGCTTCCGCTCCTGGACCGTTCCATCCAGCTGGATAGCTTGAATTTCTTCAGTTTTAACCTGAAGGGGTTGATTCTCTCGGAACGCGGCGACAAAGAAAGCGTCGAGAACGCGAAGAAAATCTTTATCCACGTCGTGACTCGCGAACCGCAGTTTATTTCGGCATACGTAAACCTCGGAAACATCTACTGGGACGAAGGCGACATCGAAAGCGCTTGGGATACCTGGTCGGCCGGATTGGAACGCTCCCCCAAGAATCAGTCGCTGATTTACTGGACGCAGGTCGCCGAAGATTCTCTCAAGTCCATGGTGCTTTCGGGTAGACTGTAA
- the plsY gene encoding glycerol-3-phosphate 1-O-acyltransferase PlsY has protein sequence MLGSIPSAIWIAKIARGKSFDIRDYGSKNAGLTNTFRVLGWKPALPVVFLDLLKGFFGPWIAIKLCEAQVAAGGADYSHWVPLVAGLLVILGHSFTCFAGFRGGKGVLAALGVFLALCPITALASFGVWIILTVATKYVSVGSIGACIALAAFSTMGYFQLPFPPEKFNEGLWITCLLVAIFVIVKHKSNIKRLINGTENGFGSKRKK, from the coding sequence TTGCTGGGGTCAATCCCGAGCGCGATCTGGATCGCAAAAATCGCAAGGGGAAAGTCGTTCGACATTAGAGATTACGGCTCCAAGAATGCGGGCCTCACCAACACGTTCCGCGTACTCGGTTGGAAACCTGCGCTTCCCGTTGTTTTCCTGGATTTGCTCAAGGGCTTCTTCGGTCCGTGGATTGCCATTAAGTTGTGCGAAGCCCAGGTGGCTGCCGGTGGTGCGGACTACTCACATTGGGTACCGCTTGTCGCTGGCCTCTTGGTGATCTTGGGACACAGCTTTACTTGCTTTGCCGGTTTCCGCGGCGGTAAGGGCGTGCTCGCCGCTTTGGGTGTGTTCCTTGCTCTTTGCCCGATTACGGCACTTGCAAGCTTTGGCGTGTGGATTATCCTTACGGTGGCGACAAAGTATGTGTCGGTCGGAAGCATCGGGGCATGCATCGCCCTTGCGGCTTTTTCGACGATGGGCTACTTTCAGCTGCCGTTCCCGCCCGAAAAATTCAACGAGGGCTTATGGATTACATGCCTGCTGGTGGCCATTTTCGTGATCGTGAAGCATAAATCCAACATTAAGCGCCTGATAAACGGCACTGAAAACGGTTTTGGCAGCAAACGCAAGAAATAA
- a CDS encoding ABC transporter permease: MNRIAESLGKFIRKFLRTVASYLHFVWMLFKSIPGAFSNFHTTVEQMQHVGLTSIPVVVAASLATGAIMAWQLAYQFADIIPLMFVGMAVGKSVMVELCPILTAMVLAGRIGASMCSELGTMAVTEQLDAYKVLGLSPYKFLLAPRLIATVIMLPTLTIISIFIGIVGGYEVAHLYKDVSFSVFFYGVRMFYRDWDLVVGLIKATLYGYFIASYACFFGYTTHSGAEGVGKNTKATVVAGMTSILIGGFVLSKLLLL, encoded by the coding sequence ATGAACAGGATCGCAGAAAGTCTGGGTAAGTTTATCCGGAAGTTTCTGCGTACGGTGGCAAGTTACCTGCACTTCGTGTGGATGTTGTTCAAGAGCATTCCCGGTGCATTCAGCAACTTCCACACGACGGTCGAACAGATGCAGCACGTGGGCCTCACCAGCATTCCCGTAGTGGTGGCGGCATCCTTGGCAACCGGCGCCATCATGGCATGGCAGCTGGCATACCAATTTGCAGATATCATTCCGCTGATGTTCGTGGGAATGGCGGTCGGCAAGTCGGTGATGGTGGAACTTTGCCCGATCCTAACCGCGATGGTGCTTGCGGGCCGCATCGGGGCATCCATGTGTTCGGAACTTGGTACCATGGCCGTGACCGAGCAGCTCGATGCATACAAAGTATTAGGTCTAAGTCCCTATAAGTTTTTGTTAGCGCCGCGCCTGATTGCGACTGTCATTATGCTCCCGACGCTGACAATTATCAGTATCTTTATCGGTATTGTGGGCGGCTACGAAGTGGCGCACCTCTACAAGGATGTTTCGTTCTCCGTGTTCTTCTACGGAGTCCGTATGTTCTACCGCGACTGGGACCTGGTCGTGGGCCTGATTAAGGCAACCCTCTACGGCTACTTTATCGCCAGCTACGCATGTTTCTTCGGGTACACGACCCATAGCGGCGCCGAAGGCGTGGGCAAGAACACCAAGGCCACCGTTGTCGCCGGCATGACAAGCATCCTTATCGGCGGATTCGTTCTGTCGAAATTGCTGTTGCTCTAA
- a CDS encoding NAD(P)H-dependent glycerol-3-phosphate dehydrogenase, whose product MKVTVLGTGGWGLSLGQVVYENKNEVMFWTNSQAEVDLLSTEHQYKDKLPGVIFPADFKYMTDMNAALEGCEMVLIVVPSQFMGGVAKNLGKWTPAKGKEPVVVCATKGILEGTNQLMSEVLLENVPWLTEDKMVAFSGPSHAEEVSRHILTAIVAACVNEESAKLVQKVMSCSYLRVYSSTDIVGIELCGSVKNVIAIASGVLYGLEASGKYKIGDNTRAALLTRGQAEMCRLGKALGAKPETFAGLAGMGDLIVTCLSQHSRNRYVGEHIGRGETIEQVLAGMKMVAEGVPTCKSTKALADKLGVEMPIVDAVHALLFEGKKIDDVIQDMWGRELKEEVWE is encoded by the coding sequence ATGAAGGTTACAGTTTTAGGTACGGGTGGTTGGGGACTTTCTCTTGGCCAGGTGGTGTATGAGAACAAGAATGAAGTGATGTTCTGGACAAATTCCCAGGCCGAAGTGGACCTGCTTTCGACAGAACACCAGTACAAGGACAAACTTCCGGGTGTGATTTTCCCGGCCGACTTTAAGTACATGACCGACATGAACGCCGCCCTCGAAGGGTGCGAAATGGTTCTGATTGTAGTGCCTTCCCAGTTCATGGGCGGTGTCGCCAAGAACCTTGGCAAGTGGACTCCCGCCAAGGGTAAGGAACCGGTGGTGGTTTGCGCTACGAAGGGTATTCTCGAAGGCACGAACCAGCTCATGAGCGAAGTGCTGCTCGAAAACGTTCCTTGGCTCACCGAAGACAAGATGGTCGCCTTTAGCGGTCCGTCGCATGCCGAAGAGGTTAGCCGCCATATCCTTACGGCCATTGTGGCAGCCTGCGTGAACGAAGAATCCGCAAAGCTTGTCCAGAAGGTTATGAGTTGCTCGTACCTGCGTGTCTACAGTTCTACGGATATCGTGGGTATTGAACTCTGCGGTTCCGTGAAGAACGTGATTGCCATTGCTTCTGGAGTACTCTATGGACTCGAAGCCAGTGGCAAGTACAAGATTGGCGATAATACTCGAGCTGCCCTCTTGACCCGCGGCCAGGCTGAAATGTGCCGCCTGGGTAAGGCGCTTGGTGCAAAGCCTGAAACATTCGCGGGCCTCGCCGGTATGGGCGACCTTATCGTGACATGCCTTTCGCAGCATAGCCGTAACCGCTACGTGGGTGAACACATCGGTCGTGGCGAAACCATCGAACAGGTGCTTGCTGGCATGAAGATGGTGGCCGAAGGCGTTCCTACGTGCAAGAGCACCAAGGCGCTTGCCGACAAGCTCGGTGTCGAAATGCCTATCGTGGATGCCGTCCATGCCCTCCTCTTTGAAGGCAAGAAGATCGACGATGTCATTCAGGATATGTGGGGCCGTGAGCTCAAGGAAGAAGTCTGGGAGTAG
- a CDS encoding sigma-54-dependent Fis family transcriptional regulator, with protein sequence MKSETMLATEKMLDVVKTLLDEVQPESLFVKILEVARSVLHADAAVLDIAGEKPLHLSNPEQVSISISAVKQAKAEKRAVVWNQLDDNSADLSKSIVQNQLTSIMVSPFRTPDSEAGYLYLQRAARSDSFTEDDSALFDSFVSVCEKFAFAAFDRIRDKESLETFRNVIRKDGIVYSSKVMTDLVKLADKLAVLPMPVIIRGETGTGKEVIAKYIHRHSPRADKLFIAVNCGAIPEHLMESLLFGHAKGSFTGAIETRKGFFEEADGGTIFLDEIGELPLNMQVKLLRVLQEKHITRVGDNREIPVNVRVISATHVDLEEAVKAKRFREDLYFRIQVMPMVVPPLREREQDVVLLAEEFLTRYGAEYGRGKYHLSRNAEKALLGYHWPGNVRELENKIQKALIQAVHGVVQPGDLGLDDVQAQAKESPRTLKEAREIVEREVISRALRDSNANLTLASTILGIDRKVLREIMERLGMKKEDFKK encoded by the coding sequence ATGAAGTCGGAAACGATGCTTGCTACAGAAAAGATGCTTGATGTAGTGAAGACCTTGCTTGACGAGGTTCAGCCGGAATCCCTTTTTGTCAAGATTCTGGAAGTGGCCCGCAGCGTACTCCATGCCGATGCGGCCGTGTTGGATATCGCAGGCGAAAAGCCGCTTCACTTGAGCAATCCGGAGCAAGTGTCCATTTCTATTTCTGCGGTGAAACAGGCCAAGGCCGAAAAGAGGGCGGTGGTGTGGAACCAGCTGGACGATAATTCGGCGGACCTTTCCAAGTCAATCGTGCAGAACCAGCTCACCAGTATCATGGTGTCTCCGTTCCGTACGCCCGACAGCGAGGCGGGTTACCTTTATTTGCAACGTGCCGCCCGCAGCGATTCCTTTACCGAAGACGATAGCGCCCTGTTCGATTCCTTCGTGTCCGTTTGTGAAAAGTTTGCCTTCGCCGCGTTTGACCGCATTCGTGACAAGGAATCTCTCGAAACCTTCAGGAATGTAATCCGCAAAGACGGAATCGTCTATTCTAGCAAGGTCATGACCGACCTGGTAAAATTGGCCGATAAGTTGGCCGTCCTTCCGATGCCGGTGATTATCCGTGGCGAAACGGGAACGGGTAAGGAAGTCATTGCAAAATATATCCATCGCCATAGCCCGCGTGCCGACAAGCTCTTTATTGCGGTGAACTGCGGCGCCATTCCGGAGCACCTGATGGAATCGCTCCTGTTCGGGCATGCCAAGGGGTCCTTTACGGGAGCCATCGAAACACGCAAGGGCTTTTTCGAAGAAGCCGACGGCGGAACGATTTTCCTCGATGAAATCGGCGAACTCCCACTGAACATGCAGGTGAAGCTTTTGCGCGTGTTGCAAGAAAAGCATATTACGCGCGTGGGTGACAACCGCGAAATCCCCGTGAACGTGCGTGTCATCAGTGCGACGCATGTGGATCTCGAAGAAGCGGTCAAGGCGAAACGTTTCAGGGAAGACCTCTATTTCAGAATTCAGGTGATGCCCATGGTGGTGCCGCCCCTGCGTGAACGCGAACAGGATGTCGTCTTGCTCGCCGAGGAATTCCTGACCCGCTACGGGGCTGAATACGGTCGTGGCAAATACCACCTGAGCCGCAATGCCGAAAAGGCGCTCCTTGGCTACCATTGGCCGGGCAACGTGCGTGAACTCGAAAACAAGATCCAGAAGGCGCTTATCCAGGCGGTCCACGGGGTGGTGCAGCCGGGCGACCTCGGCTTGGACGATGTGCAGGCTCAGGCGAAGGAATCTCCGCGAACCCTCAAGGAAGCCCGTGAAATCGTGGAACGCGAAGTCATCAGCCGCGCCCTCCGCGACAGCAACGCGAACTTGACCTTGGCATCGACCATCCTCGGAATCGACCGTAAGGTCCTCCGTGAAATCATGGAGCGGCTTGGAATGAAGAAGGAAGATTTTAAGAAGTAA
- the gyrB gene encoding DNA topoisomerase (ATP-hydrolyzing) subunit B, translated as MAEETEEMKKAEEAYSGESITVLEGLEAVRVRPAMYIGSTDIRGLHHLVWEVVDNSVDEALAGFCSHIEISILPGNGIRVTDNGRGIPTDIHPREKVGTIQVVMTKLHAGGKFNNSSYKVSAGLHGVGVSCVNALSNKLVVTVRRNGRVVQQEFARGVPCGPQVDLGESDGTTGTSVEFYPDDTIFSETVYVYDTLATRFRELAFLMSGLRLTLTDERTEEKRSETFCYPGGVSEFVRFVDEHRTPLFQEPIHLVLPDGQYPLEVAMWYNDGYQENFFSFVNNVNTYDGGTHVTGFKTALTRVISKFAQEMPKGKKDITITSDDIREGLTAVIAIKVSQPQFEGQTKRKLGNSEIAGYVASAFGAKLEEYFQENPAAVKTILDKVYNAAVAREAAHKARTLARRKNVLESGGLPGKLADCSSRDPKECELFIVEGDSAGGSAKMGRNREFQAILPLRGKILNVEKASLHRVLDTEEIQNLVNAIGCGLGTECKLEKLRYNKIVIMTDADVDGSHIQTLLLTFFFRYMRPLIDEGHVFLAMPPLFKLKVGTKDTYLFDETAKDEAMAKLEDKKNVTISRFKGLGEMSPEQLSETTMDPTKRFLKQCYVEDAVAADQIFSMLMGEDVEPRRKFIESNAYKVLDDLDI; from the coding sequence ATGGCAGAAGAAACTGAAGAAATGAAAAAGGCCGAAGAAGCCTACAGCGGCGAAAGCATTACCGTCTTGGAAGGCCTCGAAGCGGTGCGCGTGCGCCCGGCCATGTACATCGGCTCGACCGACATCCGCGGTCTCCACCACCTAGTTTGGGAAGTGGTCGACAACTCCGTGGACGAAGCGCTCGCCGGATTCTGCTCCCATATTGAAATTTCCATTTTGCCGGGCAACGGCATCCGCGTGACCGACAACGGCCGTGGCATTCCGACCGACATCCACCCCAGGGAAAAGGTGGGCACCATCCAGGTCGTGATGACCAAGTTGCATGCCGGCGGCAAGTTCAACAACAGCTCCTACAAGGTCTCTGCCGGCCTCCACGGCGTGGGCGTGAGCTGCGTGAACGCACTCTCGAACAAGTTGGTTGTTACCGTGCGCCGCAACGGACGCGTGGTGCAGCAGGAATTCGCCCGTGGCGTCCCGTGCGGCCCGCAGGTGGACCTCGGCGAAAGCGACGGAACGACCGGTACTTCTGTCGAATTCTACCCCGACGATACAATTTTCAGCGAAACCGTCTACGTGTACGACACGCTCGCCACGCGTTTCCGCGAACTCGCCTTCCTTATGAGCGGGCTCCGGCTGACGCTCACCGACGAGCGCACCGAAGAAAAGCGCAGCGAAACTTTCTGCTACCCCGGTGGCGTTTCGGAATTCGTGCGTTTTGTGGACGAACACCGCACCCCGTTGTTCCAGGAACCGATCCACCTGGTGCTCCCCGACGGCCAGTATCCGCTCGAAGTCGCCATGTGGTACAACGACGGCTACCAGGAAAACTTCTTCAGTTTCGTGAACAACGTGAACACCTACGATGGCGGTACACACGTGACGGGCTTCAAGACGGCCCTTACTCGCGTCATTAGCAAGTTCGCACAGGAAATGCCCAAGGGCAAGAAGGACATCACCATTACTTCTGACGATATCCGCGAAGGCCTGACCGCAGTCATCGCAATCAAGGTCTCGCAGCCGCAGTTCGAAGGACAGACCAAGCGCAAGCTCGGCAACTCCGAAATCGCAGGCTATGTGGCATCTGCATTCGGTGCGAAGCTCGAAGAATACTTCCAGGAAAATCCGGCAGCCGTCAAGACGATTTTGGACAAGGTTTACAATGCCGCCGTGGCCCGCGAAGCGGCCCACAAGGCACGCACCCTCGCCCGCCGCAAGAACGTTCTCGAAAGCGGCGGACTTCCGGGCAAGCTCGCCGACTGCTCCAGCCGTGACCCCAAGGAATGCGAACTGTTCATCGTGGAAGGTGACTCTGCAGGTGGTTCTGCAAAGATGGGCCGCAACCGCGAATTCCAGGCCATTCTCCCCTTGCGCGGTAAGATCTTGAACGTGGAAAAGGCAAGCCTCCACCGCGTGCTCGACACCGAAGAAATCCAGAACCTGGTGAACGCCATCGGTTGCGGTCTCGGCACCGAATGCAAGCTCGAAAAGCTCCGCTACAACAAGATCGTCATCATGACCGATGCTGATGTGGACGGCTCCCATATTCAGACTCTGCTTCTCACTTTCTTCTTCCGCTACATGCGCCCGCTCATCGACGAAGGCCACGTGTTCCTCGCCATGCCGCCCCTGTTCAAGCTCAAGGTCGGCACCAAGGACACTTACCTGTTCGACGAAACCGCCAAGGACGAAGCCATGGCGAAGCTCGAAGACAAGAAGAACGTGACCATCAGCCGATTCAAAGGTCTTGGCGAAATGTCTCCGGAACAGCTTTCCGAAACGACCATGGACCCCACCAAGCGATTCCTCAAGCAGTGCTATGTGGAAGACGCCGTGGCGGCCGACCAGATTTTCAGTATGCTGATGGGCGAAGACGTGGAACCGCGCCGCAAGTTCATTGAATCTAACGCTTACAAGGTCTTGGACGACCTGGATATTTAA
- a CDS encoding DUF721 domain-containing protein: MDTPYRKRRGKPICGKDPEDISVLLQMLLDKTHLSDEMAFEKLENNLENIVGSLIKPHVQIVKFERNILTLKCDSSAWKQELFLQKKAIIDKCNLLLGKPSVKNILFV; encoded by the coding sequence ATGGATACACCTTACCGGAAAAGGCGCGGCAAGCCCATCTGCGGGAAAGACCCTGAAGACATCAGTGTGTTGTTGCAAATGCTTTTAGACAAGACTCATCTTTCCGACGAAATGGCGTTCGAAAAGCTAGAAAACAACCTCGAAAACATAGTGGGTTCTCTCATAAAACCGCACGTTCAAATCGTTAAATTCGAGCGCAATATTTTGACGCTAAAGTGCGACAGTTCCGCGTGGAAACAGGAACTTTTCTTGCAGAAAAAAGCTATTATTGACAAGTGTAATTTATTGCTCGGAAAGCCCTCCGTCAAGAATATCCTTTTTGTCTAA
- the der gene encoding ribosome biogenesis GTPase Der translates to MKLPVVCIVGRPNVGKSSLFNRILGRRAAVVSDRDGVTRDRHYQNANYKGHEFTVVDTGGFLPDDSIDVLADSVRTQIFNAVEEADLVLFMVDVRVGITKLDEQFARMVRKLDKKVILVANKSENGADRQESYEFLKLGFGLPRTISALTGYACLSLMDEVIAVLPTPVRGERKEVRPIRFAILGRPNAGKSTLLNRLLNEDRAVVSDIPGTTRDSIDCDFAVDGVKFVVTDTAGLRKKAKVEDEVEIFSNMRTLESIRRSDVSVLMVDCTRGLEVQDFRIITEIRKAGKGLVLVLNKWDIFPDKTEKSFDHMVKEMLEREPMLEYVPIISASAKEGQRVNRIVQAIQTVYANCRRVLGRDRVATAFASFLEKNPVPSQNARVVQLTRACQIMVEPPVIAIETRTPELVADSYKRYLLKQFYEEFQLQGAPLRLNFDQKLTLRKDEDLEQFTESSNSVLAGVNPERDLDRKNRKGKVVRH, encoded by the coding sequence ATGAAATTACCTGTCGTATGTATAGTAGGGCGCCCGAACGTGGGCAAGTCCTCGCTCTTCAACCGCATCTTGGGGCGCCGTGCCGCAGTCGTGTCTGACCGCGATGGTGTGACCCGCGATCGCCATTACCAGAATGCGAATTACAAGGGCCATGAATTTACGGTGGTCGATACCGGCGGATTCTTGCCGGACGATTCCATCGATGTGCTCGCCGATAGCGTGCGCACCCAGATTTTTAACGCCGTCGAAGAGGCCGACTTGGTGCTCTTCATGGTCGATGTCCGCGTGGGCATAACCAAGCTCGACGAACAGTTTGCGCGCATGGTCCGCAAACTCGACAAGAAGGTGATTCTTGTCGCAAACAAGAGCGAAAACGGTGCCGACCGTCAAGAAAGCTACGAATTCCTGAAGCTTGGCTTTGGACTTCCGCGTACCATCAGTGCGCTCACGGGCTATGCCTGTCTTTCGCTCATGGACGAAGTCATTGCGGTGCTTCCGACTCCCGTTCGCGGTGAACGCAAGGAAGTTCGCCCGATTCGCTTTGCCATTCTCGGTCGCCCGAACGCCGGCAAGAGCACGCTCTTGAACCGCTTGCTGAACGAAGACCGCGCCGTGGTGTCCGATATTCCGGGAACGACTCGCGATTCCATTGACTGCGACTTTGCTGTCGACGGAGTCAAGTTCGTGGTGACCGATACGGCGGGCCTCCGCAAGAAGGCGAAGGTCGAAGACGAAGTCGAAATTTTCAGCAACATGCGTACGCTCGAAAGCATTCGCCGCTCCGACGTGTCTGTCTTGATGGTTGACTGCACCCGCGGTCTCGAAGTCCAGGACTTCCGCATCATTACCGAAATCCGCAAGGCGGGTAAGGGCTTGGTGCTCGTGCTCAACAAGTGGGACATTTTCCCGGACAAGACCGAAAAGTCCTTTGACCACATGGTCAAGGAAATGCTCGAACGCGAGCCGATGCTTGAATACGTGCCGATTATTTCGGCGAGCGCCAAGGAAGGCCAGCGCGTGAACCGCATTGTACAGGCCATTCAGACGGTGTATGCCAACTGCCGCCGTGTGCTTGGCCGCGACCGTGTTGCAACCGCCTTTGCTAGCTTCTTGGAAAAGAATCCGGTGCCTAGCCAGAACGCCCGCGTGGTGCAGCTTACTCGCGCCTGCCAGATTATGGTGGAGCCTCCCGTGATTGCTATCGAAACCCGCACGCCGGAACTGGTGGCCGATTCTTACAAACGTTACTTGCTCAAACAGTTTTACGAAGAATTCCAGCTGCAGGGCGCACCCCTCCGCCTGAACTTCGACCAGAAATTAACCCTTAGAAAGGATGAAGATCTTGAACAGTTTACTGAGTCTTCCAATAGCGTACTTGCTGGGGTCAATCCCGAGCGCGATCTGGATCGCAAAAATCGCAAGGGGAAAGTCGTTCGACATTAG